The following proteins are co-located in the Acidobacteriota bacterium genome:
- a CDS encoding glycosyltransferase, with protein MTSNPLVSVIIIFFNARKFFREATESVFAQTYDNWELLLVDDGSTDAGTDIARHYAEQHRGKVRYFEHKGHQNRGMSASRNLGISNAKGEYIALLDADDVWLPNKLERQVTILSSQPQAAMVYGLSEYWHSWKGNPENGQRDFVPELSVESDTLFDPPALVTLSYPLGSAPTPCPSDLMFRREMAERIGGFEESFQGIYQMYEDIAFLTKVYLAERVFVASECWDKYRLHPDSCHSVVKGAGHYHQVRFFFLKWLKKYLSKQGVEDREIWLAFHKAMEPYWANRHPFANRLAPILNRMFGRNLHLVKSGKQSMVAPTNLKPAIETNDSAAPSYEGYHDIGDCEIIHGWAWDSNHPDLPLEVDIYDGDRLLATVTADEYRKDLHDAGKGSGEHAFSYRVPASLRDGRAHSIRVRVALTDFDLGSTPKEINCELQIVADIRALKNKLRGQAAKIAARTPLGVRRWVIVRWQSLEYIPPAGRVRFGDLRRVTPISRVWGFDRGRPIDRYYIENYLNRHTDDIRGHVLEIGDDTYTYRFGGDRVRKSDVVNVVEGNPKTTILADITCADHIPSDTFDCILFVQTLQLIFDVRAAIKTLHRILKPGGILLATFPGISQISDQLWGDYWCWSFTTLSARRLFAEVFSEDKLKVEAHGNALVAISFLEGLAVEELRQEELDYHDPGYEVLITVEAVKA; from the coding sequence ATGACTAGCAATCCACTGGTTTCTGTCATAATAATTTTCTTTAACGCTAGGAAATTTTTCCGTGAAGCTACAGAGAGCGTCTTCGCGCAGACTTATGATAACTGGGAATTGTTGCTGGTGGATGATGGCTCGACCGATGCCGGCACAGACATCGCCCGGCATTACGCTGAACAACACCGAGGGAAGGTTCGCTACTTTGAGCACAAAGGTCATCAGAATCGAGGCATGAGCGCTTCGCGTAACCTGGGAATCAGTAACGCAAAAGGTGAATATATCGCTCTGCTCGACGCTGATGACGTGTGGCTGCCGAACAAACTGGAACGCCAGGTGACTATCCTTAGCTCGCAGCCCCAGGCCGCGATGGTCTATGGGTTATCAGAGTACTGGCACAGTTGGAAGGGGAATCCTGAAAATGGGCAACGCGATTTTGTGCCGGAGCTTTCCGTTGAGTCCGACACTCTTTTCGACCCGCCTGCGTTGGTCACGCTCTCGTACCCGTTGGGAAGCGCCCCTACGCCCTGTCCCTCTGATCTCATGTTCCGCCGCGAGATGGCAGAGCGAATAGGCGGATTCGAAGAATCATTCCAGGGCATATATCAGATGTACGAAGACATAGCCTTCCTGACAAAGGTATACCTCGCGGAAAGAGTGTTCGTAGCGAGCGAGTGCTGGGACAAATATCGCCTGCATCCGGATTCGTGCCATTCAGTCGTCAAAGGGGCGGGACATTATCACCAGGTGCGATTCTTCTTCTTAAAGTGGCTTAAGAAATATCTGTCCAAACAAGGTGTCGAAGATCGTGAAATCTGGCTGGCTTTCCATAAGGCGATGGAGCCTTATTGGGCAAACCGCCATCCGTTTGCGAACCGCCTAGCCCCGATCTTGAATCGTATGTTTGGGCGCAACTTGCATCTGGTGAAGAGTGGCAAACAGAGTATGGTTGCACCGACGAATCTGAAGCCTGCGATTGAAACCAACGATAGCGCCGCACCATCATACGAAGGCTATCACGACATAGGGGACTGCGAGATTATCCACGGCTGGGCCTGGGACTCGAACCACCCGGACTTGCCTCTTGAGGTTGACATCTATGACGGCGACCGACTGCTCGCCACGGTCACAGCAGACGAGTACCGCAAGGACTTGCATGATGCGGGTAAGGGAAGTGGAGAGCACGCGTTCAGCTACAGGGTGCCGGCCAGTTTGAGGGATGGAAGGGCGCACAGCATCAGGGTGAGGGTCGCCCTTACCGACTTCGATCTCGGATCTACTCCCAAGGAAATCAATTGCGAATTGCAGATAGTTGCCGACATCAGAGCGCTTAAAAACAAACTTCGCGGGCAGGCGGCTAAAATAGCGGCGAGGACGCCCCTAGGAGTTCGTCGCTGGGTAATAGTTCGATGGCAAAGCCTTGAGTACATCCCGCCGGCCGGGCGTGTGCGCTTTGGCGACCTGAGGCGCGTGACTCCGATAAGCCGAGTGTGGGGATTCGACCGCGGCCGCCCCATTGATCGCTACTACATTGAGAACTACCTCAATCGCCACACTGACGATATTCGAGGGCACGTTCTGGAAATAGGCGACGACACTTACACTTATCGATTCGGCGGCGATCGTGTTCGCAAAAGTGACGTGGTTAACGTGGTGGAGGGTAACCCGAAAACTACCATCTTGGCAGACATCACATGTGCTGATCATATTCCGTCCGACACTTTTGATTGCATACTCTTCGTGCAAACTCTTCAACTCATCTTTGATGTGCGGGCGGCGATCAAGACGCTTCACCGCATACTCAAGCCCGGTGGAATCCTTTTAGCGACATTTCCGGGCATCAGCCAGATCAGCGACCAACTTTGGGGAGATTACTGGTGTTGGAGTTTCACAACACTGTCAGCGCGGAGGCTGTTTGCGGAGGTCTTTTCCGAGGACAAGCTTAAGGTGGAGGCCCACGGCAATGCGCTGGTAGCGATCAGCTTTCTCGAAGGACTGGCGGTTGAAGAATTGCGGCAGGAAGAATTAGACTATCACGACCCCGGCTATGAAGTGTTGATAACGGTCGAGGCAGTGAAAGCATAA
- a CDS encoding HYR domain-containing protein — protein sequence MTSQVEASDNCTPENLLIVTQSPLPGTLVGTGTTTITLTVTDASLNFITCMTTFTVTESIPPTAVCQPYTAVLDATGNASITAANVDNGSSDNCGVIASRTVTPNTFTCANKGPNTVTLTVTDPSGNSASCLATVTVVDNTPPTITCPASFTQSTDLNLCSAVVSFSATASDNCPGVTYSCTPPSGSTFPKGPTTVNCTATDAGGLTSSACSFTVTVNDTQLPAIACPANIVVEPTCPDGAVVTYTAPVGTDNCPGALTIQTAGLASGSTFPIGVTTTNTFKVTDTSGNFVTCSFTVRVKTAAEVIQDLITRVLALPLTGQQSQGLVSKLQAALDAVNTGKTNVACNKLADFISQVTGFINNGTLTSAQGQPLIVSAAKVRNTLGCTNLGCT from the coding sequence GTGACGAGCCAAGTGGAGGCTTCGGATAACTGCACGCCAGAAAACTTATTGATCGTCACGCAGAGTCCATTGCCCGGAACGCTCGTCGGCACTGGCACGACAACGATCACTTTGACGGTCACAGATGCCAGCCTTAACTTTATCACCTGCATGACCACGTTCACGGTTACCGAATCAATTCCGCCGACGGCAGTGTGTCAGCCCTACACCGCAGTGCTGGATGCTACCGGCAATGCTTCGATCACCGCGGCTAATGTAGACAATGGCAGCAGTGATAACTGCGGCGTTATTGCCTCGCGGACCGTGACGCCCAACACATTCACGTGCGCAAACAAGGGGCCGAATACGGTGACGCTGACGGTGACAGATCCGAGCGGGAACAGTGCTAGCTGTCTGGCTACGGTCACGGTGGTAGACAACACACCGCCGACGATCACCTGCCCGGCCAGCTTTACTCAATCTACCGACCTGAATCTGTGCTCGGCAGTGGTGAGCTTCTCTGCGACGGCGAGCGATAACTGTCCGGGCGTAACTTACAGTTGCACCCCCCCATCTGGCTCAACATTCCCGAAGGGGCCCACGACTGTTAATTGCACTGCAACTGATGCCGGCGGCCTTACGTCGTCAGCCTGCTCGTTCACAGTAACGGTCAACGACACGCAACTGCCGGCGATCGCTTGCCCGGCCAACATCGTGGTCGAACCCACCTGCCCGGACGGCGCGGTGGTCACTTATACCGCACCGGTAGGCACAGACAACTGTCCTGGCGCTCTGACGATACAGACAGCAGGGCTGGCCAGCGGTTCGACTTTCCCGATCGGGGTGACGACAACCAATACCTTCAAGGTTACCGATACGTCTGGCAATTTCGTGACCTGCAGCTTTACGGTGAGGGTGAAGACAGCGGCGGAGGTGATCCAGGATCTGATCACTCGGGTCCTGGCGCTGCCCTTAACCGGACAACAGAGTCAGGGATTGGTTTCCAAACTTCAAGCGGCGCTGGATGCCGTGAACACCGGTAAGACTAACGTCGCCTGCAACAAGCTCGCTGACTTCATCAGTCAAGTTACGGGCTTTATCAATAACGGAACTCTTACGTCAGCTCAAGGACAGCCGCTAATTGTCTCGGCTGCGAAGGTCCGGAATACCCTTGGCTGTACGAACCTTGGCTGCACGTAG